In Panicum virgatum strain AP13 chromosome 4N, P.virgatum_v5, whole genome shotgun sequence, a single window of DNA contains:
- the LOC120669714 gene encoding probable calcium-binding protein CML21 isoform X2, with amino-acid sequence MGAVLGRQDTNKRSFHGSNLEAKMVDAMQQRASHGTSLKSFDGIVMKFPKIDESFRKCKTIFEQFDEDSNGEIDKEELKHCFQKLEISFTEEEICDLFEACDINEDMGMSFNEFIVFLCLVYLLNEPAVSEAKIKMGLGNLEATFETLVDAFVFLDKNKDGYVSKDEMIEAINETTAGERSSGRIAMKRFEMDWDKNGMVSFKEFLFAFTRWVGIDENEDDDE; translated from the exons ATGGGGGCTGTACTTGGACGGCAAGACACCAACAAGCGGAGTTTCCATGGTTCAAATCTGGAGGCGAAGATGGTGGATGCCATGCAGCAGAGAGCGTCACATGGAACTTCACTGAAATCGTTCGATGGTATTGTCATGAAGTTTCCCAAAATCGATGAGAGTTTTAGGAAATGCAAGACTATCTTCGAGCAATTTG atgaaGATTCCAATGGCGAAATAGATAAAGAAGAACTGAAGCATTGTTTTCAGAAGCTGGAAATCTCATTCACAGAGGAAGAGATATGTGATCTCTTTGAAGCTTGTGATATAAATGAAGATATGGGCATGAGTTTCAATGAGTTCATTGTCTTTCTGTGTCTTGTTTACCTTCTTAATGAACCAGCTGTCTCAGAAGCA AAAATAAAGATGGGACTAGGAAATCTTGAGGCAACTTTTGAGACCTTGGTTGATGCATTTGTCTTCCTGGATAAGAACAAAGATGGGTACGTGAGCAAGGATGAGATGATCGAAGCAATAAATGAGACAACAGCTGGAGAGCGCTCATCTGGGCGTATAGCCATGAAAAGATTTG AAATGGATTGGGACAAGAACGGCATGGTGAGCTTCAAGGAATTTCTGTTTGCATTCACTCGCTGGGTAGGGATTGATGAaaatgaggatgatgatgaatgA
- the LOC120669714 gene encoding probable calcium-binding protein CML21 isoform X1, whose product MGAVLGRQDTNKRSFHGSNLEAKMVDAMQQRASHGTSLKSFDGIVMKFPKIDESFRKCKTIFEQFDEDSNGEIDKEELKHCFQKLEISFTEEEICDLFEACDINEDMGMSFNEFIVFLCLVYLLNEPAVSEAKIKMGLGNLEATFETLVDAFVFLDKNKDGYVSKDEMIEAINETTAGERSSGRIAMKRFEEMDWDKNGMVSFKEFLFAFTRWVGIDENEDDDE is encoded by the exons ATGGGGGCTGTACTTGGACGGCAAGACACCAACAAGCGGAGTTTCCATGGTTCAAATCTGGAGGCGAAGATGGTGGATGCCATGCAGCAGAGAGCGTCACATGGAACTTCACTGAAATCGTTCGATGGTATTGTCATGAAGTTTCCCAAAATCGATGAGAGTTTTAGGAAATGCAAGACTATCTTCGAGCAATTTG atgaaGATTCCAATGGCGAAATAGATAAAGAAGAACTGAAGCATTGTTTTCAGAAGCTGGAAATCTCATTCACAGAGGAAGAGATATGTGATCTCTTTGAAGCTTGTGATATAAATGAAGATATGGGCATGAGTTTCAATGAGTTCATTGTCTTTCTGTGTCTTGTTTACCTTCTTAATGAACCAGCTGTCTCAGAAGCA AAAATAAAGATGGGACTAGGAAATCTTGAGGCAACTTTTGAGACCTTGGTTGATGCATTTGTCTTCCTGGATAAGAACAAAGATGGGTACGTGAGCAAGGATGAGATGATCGAAGCAATAAATGAGACAACAGCTGGAGAGCGCTCATCTGGGCGTATAGCCATGAAAAGATTTG AAGAAATGGATTGGGACAAGAACGGCATGGTGAGCTTCAAGGAATTTCTGTTTGCATTCACTCGCTGGGTAGGGATTGATGAaaatgaggatgatgatgaatgA